A section of the Chryseobacterium scophthalmum genome encodes:
- a CDS encoding FISUMP domain-containing protein, giving the protein MKKYSIAILSIVSGVFYSQVTIGKTVPSTAPSSTSVSIELGNATGGNKGIVLPWVTQTGVVAGAVPGTIVFDSRTTEQKIYFAKAATPNSTAVSQWVDLSVGALRPTTAFTPDTNDENNTAKVLIGGDPITDTTPGVLVLGGTDKAMVLPRVASIADIVSPSAGMVVFVTGTTTVPINQLAVFNGKEWSFWGAEIPVVTSPITNRIWMDRNLGAARVATVSTDVLAYGDLYQWGRLTDGHQSRTSGLTATLSTTDVPGSSNFITSTTDWRSTQNNNLWQGVNGVNNPCPQGFRLPTLAEFQAEGFASAAAAFTSPLKLTVGGSRNTAGSAATGTGNYYTSTISGSLSAIYTISTGAVSTSNVQRATGASVRCIRN; this is encoded by the coding sequence ATGAAAAAATATAGCATAGCAATATTGTCAATAGTTTCAGGGGTGTTTTACAGTCAGGTAACCATTGGTAAGACAGTACCATCAACTGCACCATCTTCTACAAGTGTTTCTATTGAGCTTGGAAATGCAACCGGAGGTAATAAAGGAATAGTTTTACCTTGGGTAACGCAAACGGGTGTGGTTGCGGGAGCTGTCCCAGGAACAATAGTATTTGATAGTCGTACGACTGAACAAAAAATATATTTTGCCAAAGCTGCTACCCCGAATTCTACGGCGGTTTCGCAGTGGGTAGATTTATCGGTAGGTGCATTAAGGCCTACTACAGCCTTTACTCCTGATACGAATGATGAAAATAATACGGCAAAAGTTCTCATTGGTGGCGATCCGATAACGGATACCACTCCCGGAGTTTTGGTTTTAGGAGGTACTGATAAAGCGATGGTTTTACCAAGAGTTGCTTCTATTGCCGATATTGTAAGCCCAAGTGCTGGAATGGTGGTTTTTGTAACCGGAACTACAACAGTTCCTATTAATCAGCTTGCTGTTTTTAATGGAAAAGAGTGGTCGTTTTGGGGTGCAGAAATTCCAGTAGTTACTTCACCAATAACAAACCGAATTTGGATGGATAGAAACTTGGGTGCAGCACGAGTTGCAACGGTTTCTACAGACGTCTTGGCTTATGGTGATCTTTATCAGTGGGGACGTTTGACTGATGGGCATCAGTCTCGCACATCTGGTCTAACAGCTACATTAAGTACTACAGATGTACCTGGAAGTTCTAATTTTATCACAAGTACTACCGATTGGCGTTCAACGCAAAATAATAATTTGTGGCAGGGAGTGAATGGTGTTAATAATCCTTGTCCACAAGGTTTCCGTCTTCCGACATTAGCGGAGTTTCAGGCTGAGGGTTTTGCAAGTGCAGCGGCAGCCTTTACTTCTCCATTAAAATTGACAGTTGGAGGAAGTAGGAATACCGCTGGTTCTGCTGCTACAGGAACTGGAAACTATTACACAAGTACAATTTCGGGTAGTTTGTCAGCTATTTATACTATTAGTACAGGAGCGGTTTCAACTTCAAATGTACAGCGTGCTACAGGAGCTTCAGTTCGCTGTATCAGAAATTAA
- the rpoB gene encoding DNA-directed RNA polymerase subunit beta, whose translation MSKTTSTTRGVERINFSSAKGKIITPDFLDIQLESFKDFFQLDTLPEDRKKEGLHKTFQENFPITDSRNQFVLEFLDYLVDSPRYSINECVERGLTYSVPLKARLKLYCTDPEHEDFQTVVQDVYLGPVPYMTDSGSFIINGAERVIVTQLHRSPGVFFGQTYHANGTKLYYSRIIPFKGSWMEFTTDINSVMYAYIDRKKKLPLTTLLRAIGFESDKDILQIFDLAEEVKVSKAALKKVEGRTLAARVLNTWFEDFVDEDTGEVVSIERNEIILDRETILEKEHLDLILDAGVKSILIHKENANEFSIIQNTLQKDPTNSEKEAVEYIYRQLRNADPPDEETARGIIEKLFFSEQRYSLGEVGRYRLNKKLGLNIPTTTEVLTKEDIIAIVRHLIELVNSKAEVDDIDHLSNRRIKTVGEQLAGQFGVGLSRIARTIKERMNVRDNEIFTPLDLVNAKTLTSVINSFFGTNQLSQFMDQTNPLSEITHKRRLSALGPGGLSRERAGFEVRDVHHTHYGRICPIETPEGPNIGLISSLGIYAKINTLGFIETPYRKVNEGTVDLNADPIYLNAEDEEDKVIAQANVELNDNGTFITDRIIARLDGDYPVVEPSEVNLIDVAPNQISGISASLIPFLEHDDANRALMGSNMMRQAVPLLKPQAPIVGTGLEQQVAKDSRILINAEGTGTVEYVDADKITIKYERSEDEDLVSFESATKTYNLTKFRKTNQSTTITLRPNVRVGDVVEKGQVLCDGYATEKGELALGRNLVVAFMPWKGYNFEDAIVINEKVVREDWFTSIHVDEYSLEVRDTKLGMEELTADIPNVSEEATKDLDENGMIRIGAEVKPGDIMIGKITPKGESDPTPEEKLLRAIFGDKAGDVKDASLKADSSLRGVVINKKLFSRNIKDKKKRTEEKLKLEEIENTYKAKFDELRNSLIEKLNTLVSGKTSQGVTNDLDEEIIGKGMKFTHKLLTSVEDYVNVSGADWTVDNDKNELIKQLIHNYKIKFNDIQGVKNREKFAISIGDELPAGIMKLAKVYIAKKRKLNVGDKMAGRHGNKGIVSRIVREEDMPFLEDGTPVDIVLNPLGVPSRMNIGQIYETVLGWAGRTLGLKFATPIFDGATLDQITEYTEKAGVPKFGHTHLYDGGTGERFTQAATVGIIYMLKLGHMVDDKMHARSIGPYSLITQQPLGGKAQFGGQRFGEMEVWALEAFGASNILREILTVKSDDVIGRAKTYEAIAKGEAMPEPGIPESFNVLLHELQGLGLDVRLEE comes from the coding sequence ATGAGTAAAACAACATCAACAACTAGGGGAGTTGAGAGAATTAATTTCTCTTCGGCTAAAGGAAAAATCATTACTCCGGATTTCTTAGATATCCAGTTAGAGTCATTTAAAGATTTTTTCCAGCTAGACACACTTCCTGAGGACAGAAAGAAAGAAGGTTTGCACAAAACCTTCCAAGAAAACTTTCCAATTACCGATTCTAGAAACCAATTTGTATTGGAATTCTTAGATTATTTGGTAGATTCTCCACGTTATTCAATCAATGAATGTGTGGAAAGAGGTTTAACGTATTCAGTTCCTCTAAAAGCAAGACTTAAATTGTATTGTACAGATCCTGAACATGAAGATTTTCAGACAGTTGTACAAGATGTATATTTAGGTCCGGTTCCTTACATGACAGATAGTGGTTCTTTCATTATCAATGGAGCAGAGCGTGTTATTGTAACTCAGTTACACAGATCTCCGGGTGTATTCTTCGGACAGACTTACCATGCAAACGGAACAAAATTGTATTATTCAAGAATTATCCCTTTCAAAGGATCTTGGATGGAATTTACTACCGATATCAACAGCGTAATGTACGCGTATATCGACCGTAAGAAAAAATTACCTTTAACAACGTTATTAAGAGCAATCGGTTTTGAATCTGATAAAGATATTCTTCAGATCTTTGACCTTGCTGAAGAAGTGAAAGTTTCTAAAGCTGCTCTTAAAAAAGTAGAAGGTAGAACTTTAGCTGCGAGAGTATTGAACACTTGGTTCGAAGATTTCGTAGACGAAGACACTGGTGAGGTTGTTTCTATTGAAAGAAACGAAATCATCTTAGATAGAGAAACGATTCTTGAAAAAGAACATTTAGATCTTATTTTGGATGCAGGTGTGAAATCTATCTTGATTCACAAAGAAAATGCAAATGAATTCTCTATCATCCAGAATACATTACAAAAAGACCCTACCAACTCTGAAAAAGAAGCGGTAGAATATATTTACCGTCAGTTAAGAAATGCAGATCCACCAGATGAGGAAACTGCAAGAGGAATTATCGAAAAATTATTCTTCTCTGAGCAAAGATATTCATTGGGTGAAGTGGGGCGTTACAGACTAAACAAGAAGTTAGGTCTTAATATCCCGACTACAACTGAGGTTCTTACAAAAGAAGATATCATTGCGATTGTAAGACACTTGATCGAATTGGTAAACTCTAAAGCTGAGGTTGATGATATCGACCACTTATCAAACAGAAGAATTAAAACTGTTGGTGAACAATTGGCAGGACAGTTCGGTGTAGGTCTTTCTAGAATTGCAAGAACAATTAAAGAGAGAATGAACGTTAGAGATAACGAAATCTTTACTCCTCTTGATCTTGTTAATGCTAAAACTTTAACATCAGTTATTAACTCATTCTTTGGTACCAACCAGCTTTCTCAGTTTATGGACCAAACCAACCCTCTATCAGAAATTACGCACAAGCGTAGACTTTCTGCTCTAGGACCTGGTGGTTTATCAAGAGAAAGAGCAGGTTTCGAGGTACGTGACGTTCACCATACTCACTATGGTAGAATCTGTCCTATCGAAACTCCTGAAGGACCAAACATTGGTTTGATTTCATCTTTAGGTATTTATGCTAAAATCAATACTTTAGGTTTCATCGAAACTCCATATAGAAAAGTAAACGAAGGTACTGTAGATTTAAATGCAGATCCTATTTACTTAAATGCGGAAGACGAAGAAGATAAAGTAATTGCTCAGGCAAACGTTGAGTTGAATGACAATGGTACATTTATCACAGACAGAATTATTGCTCGTCTAGATGGTGATTATCCTGTAGTTGAGCCTTCTGAAGTTAACTTGATCGACGTTGCACCAAACCAGATTTCTGGTATTTCAGCTTCATTAATTCCATTCTTGGAGCATGATGATGCGAACCGTGCATTGATGGGATCAAACATGATGCGTCAGGCAGTTCCTTTGTTGAAGCCACAAGCTCCAATCGTAGGTACAGGTCTGGAACAGCAAGTTGCAAAAGATTCTAGAATTTTGATCAACGCTGAAGGTACAGGTACTGTTGAGTACGTTGATGCAGACAAGATTACAATTAAATATGAAAGAAGCGAAGACGAAGATCTAGTATCATTCGAATCTGCTACTAAAACATACAACCTTACGAAGTTTAGAAAAACTAACCAGAGTACAACTATTACCCTAAGACCAAACGTAAGAGTAGGTGATGTAGTGGAAAAAGGACAAGTACTTTGCGACGGTTATGCTACTGAAAAAGGAGAATTGGCTCTTGGTAGAAACTTAGTAGTTGCGTTCATGCCTTGGAAGGGTTACAACTTTGAGGATGCGATCGTAATCAACGAAAAAGTTGTACGTGAAGACTGGTTTACTTCAATCCACGTAGATGAGTATTCTCTTGAAGTTCGTGATACCAAATTAGGTATGGAAGAATTGACAGCAGATATTCCTAACGTTTCTGAAGAAGCTACAAAAGATCTTGATGAGAACGGAATGATCAGAATCGGTGCTGAAGTGAAGCCTGGTGATATCATGATTGGTAAGATTACTCCAAAAGGTGAATCTGACCCAACTCCTGAAGAAAAACTTCTTAGAGCGATCTTTGGTGACAAAGCTGGTGATGTAAAAGATGCTTCATTGAAAGCAGATTCTTCATTAAGAGGTGTTGTTATCAACAAGAAATTGTTCTCTAGAAACATTAAAGATAAAAAGAAAAGAACTGAAGAAAAACTTAAACTTGAAGAGATTGAAAACACTTATAAGGCTAAGTTTGACGAGTTAAGAAATAGTTTAATTGAAAAATTAAATACTCTTGTTAGCGGTAAAACTTCTCAGGGAGTTACCAACGACTTAGATGAAGAAATCATCGGTAAGGGTATGAAGTTTACTCATAAATTATTGACTTCAGTTGAAGATTACGTTAACGTAAGCGGTGCTGATTGGACTGTTGACAACGATAAAAATGAATTGATCAAACAATTGATTCACAATTATAAAATCAAATTCAACGATATTCAGGGAGTTAAAAACCGTGAGAAATTCGCAATTTCTATCGGAGATGAGCTTCCAGCAGGTATCATGAAGTTGGCTAAAGTTTATATCGCTAAAAAACGTAAACTAAACGTTGGAGATAAAATGGCAGGTCGTCACGGTAACAAAGGTATCGTTTCGAGAATCGTTCGTGAAGAAGATATGCCATTCCTAGAAGACGGAACACCAGTAGATATCGTATTGAATCCACTTGGGGTACCTTCTCGTATGAACATCGGTCAGATCTACGAAACCGTTTTAGGATGGGCTGGTAGAACATTAGGATTGAAGTTTGCTACGCCTATCTTTGATGGTGCTACTCTTGATCAGATTACTGAGTACACTGAGAAAGCAGGAGTTCCTAAATTCGGTCACACTCACCTTTATGATGGTGGTACCGGAGAAAGATTTACTCAGGCTGCAACAGTTGGTATCATCTACATGTTGAAATTAGGACACATGGTTGATGACAAAATGCACGCACGTTCTATCGGACCTTACTCATTGATTACTCAGCAGCCATTAGGAGGTAAAGCTCAGTTTGGAGGTCAGAGATTCGGAGAGATGGAGGTTTGGGCTCTTGAAGCATTTGGAGCATCAAATATCTTGAGAGAGATCCTTACTGTGAAGTCAGATGACGTGATTGGTAGAGCAAAAACTTATGAAGCGATTGCGAAAGGTGAAGCAATGCCTGAACCAGGTATTCCTGAATCATTCAACGTACTACTTCACGAGTTACAAGGTCTTGGATTAGACGTAAGACTAGAGGAATAA
- the rplK gene encoding 50S ribosomal protein L11 — MAKKVFKMVKLQVKGGAANPSPPVGPALGSAGVNIMEFCKQFNGRTQDKPGQVLPVVITVYEDKSFEFVIKTPPAAIQLMDAAKIKGGSGEPNRNKVGAVSWAQVQKIAEDKMTDLNCFTMDSAVSMVAGTARSMGLRVTGTKPTFNA; from the coding sequence ATGGCTAAAAAAGTCTTTAAAATGGTTAAGCTCCAAGTAAAAGGAGGAGCAGCAAACCCATCTCCACCAGTAGGTCCAGCTTTGGGTTCTGCAGGTGTGAACATCATGGAGTTTTGTAAGCAATTTAACGGAAGAACCCAAGATAAGCCAGGGCAAGTTTTACCTGTAGTAATTACAGTGTACGAAGACAAATCTTTTGAATTCGTAATCAAAACTCCTCCTGCAGCAATCCAGTTGATGGATGCGGCTAAAATCAAAGGTGGTTCCGGAGAACCAAACAGAAACAAAGTAGGTGCTGTATCTTGGGCTCAGGTTCAAAAGATCGCTGAAGACAAGATGACTGACCTTAACTGCTTTACAATGGATTCTGCAGTTTCTATGGTTGCAGGTACTGCTAGATCTATGGGATTAAGAGTAACAGGAACTAAACCAACTTTTAACGCTTAA
- the rplL gene encoding 50S ribosomal protein L7/L12 — MSDLKNLAETLVNLTVKDVNELATILKDEYGIEPAAAAVVVAAGGAEAAEEKTEFDVILKSAGASKLAIVKLVKDLTGAGLKEAKDIVDGAPSAIKEGISKDEAEALKKQLEEAGAEVELK, encoded by the coding sequence ATGTCAGATTTAAAAAATTTAGCTGAAACGCTAGTAAACTTAACAGTAAAAGACGTAAATGAATTAGCTACTATCCTTAAGGATGAGTACGGAATTGAGCCAGCTGCTGCTGCTGTAGTAGTTGCTGCAGGTGGTGCTGAAGCTGCTGAAGAAAAGACTGAATTCGACGTAATTCTTAAGTCTGCAGGTGCTTCTAAATTAGCTATCGTTAAATTAGTAAAAGATTTAACTGGTGCAGGTCTTAAAGAAGCTAAAGATATCGTAGACGGAGCTCCTTCTGCTATTAAAGAAGGTATCTCTAAAGACGAAGCTGAAGCTCTTAAGAAGCAATTAGAAGAAGCTGGTGCTGAAGTAGAATTGAAGTAA
- the rplA gene encoding 50S ribosomal protein L1, with amino-acid sequence MAKLTKKQKEALSKVEKGRIYNLEEGSALVKEVNTAKFDASVDIAVRLGVDPRKANQMVRGVVSLPHGTGKDVKVLALVTPDKEAEAKEAGADYVGLDEYLQKIKEGWTDVDVIVTMPAVMGKLGPLGRVLGPRGLMPNPKSGTVTMEIGKAVTEVKAGKIDFKVDKYGIIHAGIGKVSFDAAKIKENAQELISTLIKMKPTAAKGVYVKSIYLSSTMSPGIAIDTKSVN; translated from the coding sequence ATGGCAAAATTGACTAAAAAGCAAAAGGAAGCTTTAAGCAAAGTAGAAAAAGGAAGAATCTATAACCTAGAAGAAGGTTCTGCTCTTGTAAAAGAGGTGAACACTGCAAAGTTTGATGCTTCTGTAGATATCGCTGTTAGATTGGGTGTAGATCCAAGAAAAGCAAACCAAATGGTAAGAGGTGTTGTATCTCTTCCTCACGGTACTGGTAAAGATGTTAAAGTTTTGGCTTTAGTAACTCCAGATAAAGAAGCTGAAGCTAAAGAAGCGGGTGCTGACTATGTAGGTCTTGACGAATATTTACAAAAAATAAAAGAAGGTTGGACTGACGTTGACGTTATCGTTACTATGCCGGCTGTTATGGGTAAATTAGGACCTTTGGGTAGAGTATTAGGACCAAGAGGTTTGATGCCTAACCCTAAATCAGGTACTGTAACTATGGAAATTGGTAAAGCAGTAACTGAAGTAAAAGCTGGTAAAATTGACTTTAAAGTAGACAAATACGGTATTATCCACGCTGGTATTGGTAAAGTATCTTTCGATGCTGCTAAAATCAAGGAAAATGCTCAGGAATTGATCTCTACTTTGATCAAAATGAAGCCAACTGCTGCAAAAGGAGTTTATGTAAAAAGCATTTATTTGTCTTCTACAATGAGCCCTGGTATTGCAATCGATACTAAATCTGTTAACTAA
- the rplJ gene encoding 50S ribosomal protein L10, producing MTKDQKVVAIQEIKDLLQDAKVVYVADLDGLNAAKSSDFRRQAFKQNIKVKVVKNTLLQKAMEQIDGVDFSEMFQTFKGNSALMIAETANAPAKLIKDFRKKEEKPALKSAFVQETFYVGDNNLDALVSIKSREEMIGEIIGLLQSPIQRVVSALQNKSEAVEAATEEVAAPAVEETPATETPEAAAEGEAPAAE from the coding sequence ATGACAAAAGACCAAAAAGTTGTAGCGATACAAGAGATCAAAGATTTGCTTCAGGATGCTAAAGTAGTTTATGTAGCAGATCTAGACGGTTTGAATGCTGCTAAATCTTCTGATTTCAGAAGACAGGCTTTCAAGCAAAACATCAAAGTAAAAGTTGTAAAAAATACACTTTTGCAAAAAGCAATGGAACAAATTGACGGAGTAGATTTCTCTGAAATGTTCCAAACTTTCAAAGGTAACTCTGCATTAATGATTGCTGAAACAGCTAACGCTCCAGCAAAATTAATCAAAGACTTTAGAAAAAAAGAAGAGAAGCCGGCTTTAAAATCAGCTTTCGTACAAGAAACTTTCTATGTTGGTGACAACAACCTTGATGCTTTAGTAAGCATTAAGTCTAGAGAAGAAATGATCGGTGAAATCATCGGATTACTTCAGTCTCCAATTCAAAGAGTTGTTTCTGCTCTTCAAAACAAATCTGAAGCTGTAGAAGCTGCAACTGAAGAAGTTGCTGCACCTGCTGTGGAAGAAACTCCAGCTACTGAAACTCCAGAAGCTGCTGCAGAAGGAGAAGCTCCAGCTGCAGAATAA